One genomic region from Rhizophagus irregularis chromosome 23, complete sequence encodes:
- a CDS encoding Homospermidine synthase 1: protein MSVGIDLGTSYSCVGVWQNGRVKIIANDHGNRTTPSYVAFTNTEILIGDAAKNQASMNPHNTVFSVHRLIGRNFNDQDVQSDMKNWPFKVVNNNGKPYISVGYKYKKKIFSPEEILSMVLTKMKEIAEAFLDTQVKNAVVTMPAYLNDSQRQAIKDAGSIAGLNILRIIAGPTAAAITYGLDKKIIGERNVLIFDLGGGACNVSLLTIEERVFQVKSIAGNAHLGGEDFDSRLVDHFVNEFNRKFKKYISSNARAIRRLRTACERAKCTLSASSRTSIEIDSLFEGIDFYTSLTRTRFEELNQDLFRSIIEPIERVLQDAKIDKSQINEIVLVGGSSRIPKIQRMISEFFNGKELNKSINPDEAAAYGAAVQAAISSSSGYISEKTQNILLLDVTPLSLGIETAGGVMKRIIKRNTTIPTKKSEIMSTDLDNQSRILLRIYEGESTRTGDNNLLGNFEFFGIKPAPKGVPKIEITFDIDEKSILIVSAVDKATGRSNKITITNDKGRLSKREIERMASEAEKYHAERKKIAQKMQARSDLEYYAYNLRNLVQNIDDIKNKLEIAIDKSTTWLENNQEAGKDEYEREQKLLKGITDQIIIELNSVNNPS, encoded by the exons ATGAGTG tcGGTATTGATTTGGGAACGTCATACTCTTGTGTCGGTGTTTGGCAAAATGGTAGAGTCAAAATTATTGCCAATGACCATGGTAATCGTACAACGCCATCATATGTCGCTTTCACTAATACGGAAATTCTTATTGGAGATGCCGCCAAAAATCAAGCCTCTATGAATCCTCATAATACCGTATTTAGTGTTCATCGTCTCATTGGTCGTAATTTTAATGACCAGGACGTTCAATCCGATATGAAG aatTGGCCGTTCAAAGTCGTCAACAATAATGGTAAACCATATATCAGTGTTggatacaaatataaaaagaaaatattttctcccgaagaaattttatccatggtattaacaaaaatgaaagaaatcgCAGAAGCTTTCCTTGATACACAAGTTAAAAATGCCGTAGTTACAATGCCAGCTTACCTTAATGATTCTCAACGTCAAGCTATAAAAGATGCAGGGTCGATAGCAGGTTTGAATATACTTCGTATCATTGCTGGACCAACTGCAGCGGCCATTACTTACGGATTGGACAAGAAAATAATTGGAGAACGTAATGTTCTTATCTTTGATTTGGGTGGTGGTGCTTGTAATGTCTCTCTCTTAACTATTGAAGAAAGGGTTTTCCAAGTAAAATCCATTGCTGGTAATGCCCATCTTGGTGGTGAAGATTTTGATAGTCGACTTGTTGATCATTttgtaaatgaatttaatagaaaatttaagaaatatatcTCTTCCAATGCACGTGCTATCCGTCGTTTAAGAACGGCGTGTGAGCGTGCGAAATGTACACTTTCAGCATCATCACGAACTTCCATTGAAATTGATTCTCTTTTTGAGGGTATTGACTTTTATACCTCTTTGACACGTACCAGATTTGAAGAATTGAATCAAGATCTATTCCGTTCTATAATCGAACCTATTGAGAGAGTACTTCAAGATGCTAAAATTGACAAAAGTCAAATTAACGAAATTGTTTTGGTTGGTGGATCATCACGTATTCCCAAAATTCAAAGAATGAtatctgaattttttaatggaaAAGAACTAAATAAGTCCATCAATCCCGATGAGGCTGCAGCTTACGGTGCTGCAGTACAAGCTGCTATTTCCTCTTCCTCTGGttatatttctgaaaaaactcaaaatataCTTCTACTTGATGTCACTCCTTTATCTCTTGGTATCGAGACTGCTGGTGGTGTCATGAAGCGGATTATTAAACGTAATACCACAATACCTACTAAGAAATCTGAAATTATGTCTACAGATCTTGATAATCAGTCTAGAATATTACTTCGGATATATGAAGGTGAAAGTACCCGAACAGGAGATAACAACTTACTcggaaattttgaattttttggtattaagCCAGCACCAAAAGGTGTtccaaaaattgaaattacctttgatattgatgaaaaaagcattttaatc GTTTCTGCTGTTGATAAAGCAACTGGCAGATCAAATAAGATTACCATCACTAATGACAAAGGACGATTATCGAAGAGAGAAATCGAACGCATGG cTTCCGAGGCTGAAAAATATCATgcagaaagaaagaaaattgcTCAAAAAATGCAAGCACGAAGTGATTTGGAATACTATGCGTATAACTTACGTAATTTGGTTCAA AATATTGATGatataaagaataaacttGAAATTGCAATAGATAAATCAACTACATGGCTTGAAAATAATCAAGAAGCAGGAAAAGATGAATATGAACGGGaacaaaaattacttaaaGGGATTACCGaccaaataataattgaactTAATAGCGTAAATAATCCTTCATAG